TAAGGGTCATTCGATAGGACAACTCCAGTAACCACCGGCTTCATCTTACCCCCAAAGCCCGGCTGGAAAGCCCCGCCACACACCCGCCGGCCGGCCGCATTCATACAAACAGCCTCCTCTGCCCACACCCTGCCGGTAATACCCGTGGACCGCAACCGATAATCCGGGATATTTAGGAAACGTTTATAACTTTCGCCGGTATTCTAAGGTTTTATTTAGTATCCGGACTATATAGTGTTAGTACTGGACAATATTCCAGCAAACAACTCAAGAGTGAGGAGTTCGTGCATGATACGAGTACTAGTAGTCAGCCAGCAGAGTCTGCTGCGGTACGGAATTGAGCATTCACTCGGCAGCACAGAGGGAATGGAAGTTATCGGTTCGGTAGAGTTGAATGATGCCGCCCTTGCCGATATAGAAACCTCACCTCCCGACGTGGCCGTCGTGGATGTTGATGGATACAATGGGTACGGTCTGTCCCTGGCCCGCCGCATAAGACAGCGGTCACCCAACATCGGCGTGGTCCTCCTCACCTCAACCCCCAACGATGACCAGCTCTTTCAGGCACTTAAAGTGCAGGCGGCAGCCTGCCTTGACAAGGAGAGCAGCACAGATGACCTGATTACCGCCGTGGAACGAACCGCCCGCGGAGAGCACCCGATAAACGAGAG
The nucleotide sequence above comes from Dehalococcoidales bacterium. Encoded proteins:
- a CDS encoding response regulator transcription factor: MIRVLVVSQQSLLRYGIEHSLGSTEGMEVIGSVELNDAALADIETSPPDVAVVDVDGYNGYGLSLARRIRQRSPNIGVVLLTSTPNDDQLFQALKVQAAACLDKESSTDDLITAVERTARGEHPINESLAVRPRVAEKVLSQFQKLAWQKDAEDIMSPLTPREIEILNYIAKGYLNKQIAMELGISEQTIKNHVTSILRKLNANARTEAVVLAIKQGVISIN